A stretch of Candidatus Vicinibacter affinis DNA encodes these proteins:
- the gldN gene encoding gliding motility protein GldN, which translates to MNKLRVSLLLLILSLGFVNLKAQIDEEEVTESSILEDTTGYLDDIIERKNVLEQRMLAYEPIREADIVWQKRIWRVLDVREKMNQPFMYPSRPFFKILIDAAESGEFKIFGEDDFKKPLVGDALQKMLHSVDTVPVWNPDTYVEELKIVVNDIDFNDIKTFRIKEMWYFDKESSRLNCRILGIAPIKQEVDESSGVIKYEGPMFWIYYPEARKLLSKERVFNEKNDISPGTWADVFDGRFFSSYIFKESNVEELRLKDIFAGENDGVKLLLESDRIKNELLNFEHDLWVY; encoded by the coding sequence ATGAATAAGTTAAGAGTTTCTTTACTCCTCCTCATCCTTAGTCTGGGCTTTGTAAACCTTAAGGCACAGATTGATGAAGAAGAAGTTACTGAGTCATCAATTCTTGAAGATACCACAGGATATCTCGATGATATCATTGAGCGTAAGAATGTCCTTGAACAAAGGATGTTGGCTTATGAGCCCATTCGTGAAGCCGATATTGTTTGGCAGAAAAGGATTTGGCGAGTATTGGATGTCAGAGAGAAAATGAATCAGCCATTTATGTATCCTTCAAGACCATTTTTCAAAATCCTCATAGATGCTGCGGAGAGTGGTGAATTTAAGATATTTGGAGAAGATGATTTTAAGAAACCTTTAGTGGGTGATGCATTGCAGAAAATGCTCCACTCTGTGGATACCGTGCCTGTATGGAATCCCGACACTTATGTAGAGGAATTGAAAATAGTGGTCAACGACATAGACTTTAATGACATTAAGACTTTCAGGATAAAGGAAATGTGGTACTTTGATAAGGAATCCTCCAGGTTAAATTGTAGGATTTTAGGTATCGCTCCAATTAAACAAGAAGTTGATGAGTCTTCTGGAGTGATCAAATATGAGGGTCCTATGTTTTGGATTTATTATCCGGAAGCCAGAAAATTACTCTCAAAAGAGCGTGTTTTCAATGAAAAGAATGATATTTCACCTGGAACATGGGCAGACGTATTTGATGGAAGATTTTTCTCCAGTTATATTTTTAAAGAATCTAACGTTGAAGAACTTCGATTGAAAGATATTTTTGCCGGTGAAAATGATGGGGTAAAACTTCTTTTAGAGTCTGATAGGATTAAAAATGAATTGCTCAATTTCGAGCATGATCTTTGGGTCTATTAA